Proteins found in one Atribacterota bacterium genomic segment:
- a CDS encoding C-GCAxxG-C-C family (seleno)protein, which translates to MLKDLIEQGFGKKEDLNCSETILYGANKAFNLGLSENCLRLSAAFGGGMGVENVCGVVTGSLMVLGYLFVKGNAHKSPEIKDLCKELFKRYNDELGNFDCKPLKDKYRTEEKKCYDIILKGAEILDEIVIREKKKRNLSKF; encoded by the coding sequence ATGTTAAAGGATTTAATCGAACAAGGCTTTGGTAAAAAGGAAGATTTAAATTGTTCTGAAACTATACTGTATGGAGCAAATAAGGCTTTTAATTTAGGCTTATCAGAAAACTGTTTACGATTATCTGCTGCTTTTGGTGGGGGAATGGGAGTTGAGAATGTATGTGGAGTAGTAACCGGCTCTCTTATGGTTTTGGGTTATCTTTTTGTAAAGGGTAATGCACATAAAAGTCCGGAAATCAAGGATTTATGTAAAGAATTATTTAAGCGTTATAATGATGAGCTGGGTAATTTTGATTGTAAGCCATTAAAAGACAAATATAGAACTGAAGAGAAAAAGTGTTATGATATTATTCTAAAAGGTGCTGAGATTTTAGATGAGATTGTAATAAGAGAAAAGAAGAAAAGAAATCTAAGCAAATTCTAA
- a CDS encoding RraA family protein: protein SEKDLLYKLKEYNTPSVTNVVATYPTNSMCLGLYNPWTQNWYTDQSLRCMYPDLGRTVGYAVTCTYGLPDANYSRLTFMDVIDALEESKKPTILIIKQIFPPEIAGKVGLSGGNMTTAMKSIGCVGVISDGPSRDIDEIRPMNFQYMLTGVTAGHGDFAVHSINTPVSVAGMDVAPGEIIHMDENGACKFPANKLEQVVEKLKLLQQMEHNSMSALSKATTAAEIRTIFEDEGQLYSKNTIE, encoded by the coding sequence AAGCGAAAAAGACCTTCTATATAAATTAAAAGAATACAATACACCATCTGTTACCAATGTGGTGGCTACTTATCCTACAAATTCAATGTGCCTTGGACTTTATAATCCCTGGACTCAGAATTGGTATACTGATCAGTCTTTGCGTTGTATGTATCCTGATCTTGGCAGAACTGTAGGTTATGCGGTTACCTGTACCTACGGTTTACCAGATGCTAATTATTCTCGTCTAACTTTTATGGATGTTATTGATGCCCTGGAAGAATCAAAAAAGCCAACCATATTAATAATTAAACAAATATTTCCACCAGAAATAGCTGGGAAAGTGGGGCTTTCAGGTGGTAATATGACTACTGCAATGAAATCGATAGGTTGTGTGGGAGTAATTTCAGATGGACCATCACGTGATATTGATGAGATTCGCCCCATGAATTTTCAGTATATGCTAACCGGTGTTACTGCTGGACATGGAGATTTTGCAGTTCATTCAATCAATACTCCTGTTTCTGTAGCAGGCATGGATGTTGCCCCAGGTGAAATTATTCACATGGACGAAAATGGTGCGTGTAAATTCCCCGCCAATAAACTTGAACAAGTTGTAGAAAAACTCAAATTATTACAGCAAATGGAGCATAATAGTATGTCAGCACTTTCTAAAGCAACAACTGCAGCTGAGATTAGGACTATCTTTGAAGACGAAGGACAATTATATTCAAAAAACACTATAGAATAA